AGTTGCGTGTTGTTTTACTGGttgaatatatataaatatctatttaatttagtgtattaatgataattatgattagattgcagatttttatgcatctaTAAGAAATTTACATTTATAGAAAATCTGTAAGAAATATTTGAAAGTACAAAATTGCGCAGAATGTACATAGTACGAACGTTCCCAACGAGGTTCTACTTTTATAgttatattctcaaaaatacgaatttgcataaaaatccgctgtATAATTATGATACTTAATTTATATAGGATATTCCTATAGAATGTACACAAATGTAGGCAATATTTAAAGAACTATAtgcataataaattaatatatatttatataaatgttgTATTTATCGCTTTAGAACCGttattatttgaatattatCGACAGATCGATATATAACATATGGGATTTGAACTTTGTATACATATAGAACAGTGTTTactaaataataaagaaattgaATCTTTTATAGAAAAGcttttatgataattatttcAGATTTTTAATGTAATATGGACCCAGAATATTATTCTACTTTGTACAAATGGTAAGTTatacaaaatttgaaaattactaCGAAGAAATTTTAAGGTTAAATAAATGATAactcgtattttattatttggttTTATGTTTCAAGGTTTGAAAAATGTGGGATAATATCAAACATAAGAACGCATCTTCgtcaaaatttaataaatgcattaaaaaataaagatgtTGTTTTAAAAAATGATGAGCCTAAATCTGCAAAACAGTACGTTTATGATTTACTAGTAgcagaatatttatttaatcacAATTACGCATACACACTATCTGTATTTGCTAGTGAAGCACCACTGTTAATTAACTTTTCTACTAAGACAGTTCAAAAAACCGATGGCAGCAAGGAGGAGAATAATGAAAAATTGCAAAGTGATTATATATTGCATGTTTTGGAAACATTAGGTATCAATCCGCATGATCCTAAAGGACAGTATGTTATATCGCAGTACATAGAAAATGATATGCCTTTGCTTTTATGTATATTAAGGTGTATAACTATGTTTTCCTATAACATACACAATGATGTGCCCATAAGAGAAAATATATCTCTTTGTAATGAATCCACGCAAACTGAATTTTCTTGGCAAGCTCACAGTTTATATGTAGAAAAATTAGTTgcattgaaaagaaaaatatccaTGCACAAACAAATAGTTGACAATAAGTTGCGCCAAAGAGAAATGATGTTAAAAGAACAGGCAATGTTCATTGAGCAACAACTTGcaacattaaatataaaattgcatcaAGTTCAGGTagtacaaatttttattctataattagttcaactaaaataaaataacaaaatataaatcTTTTTTATAGAATGTTATGCATAATATGAGTTTGAAAGAAAGACAACTAAAAGAAAGAAGACAAAATAATGAACGACAAGTTTTGCAAAAAGAAATGGAATTAACATCAAAGGAAAGATTGTTGTTACAAGAAGCAGATAGGTataatatatgatttataacattaatattcataaaattaacaatttcttttttgttattaCATATTCTGATTTACATAGATTGCAAAAGGAGCAAGATGACTATAAAAAATTAGAAGAACAATTAAAAAAAACATATGATCAGAAAGGTGTACAAACTGAAGATCTAGTAGAATCATCTAATCATTATTTACGAAACATTGAAATACAAACAGATATTGTAAACGATATAAAACAAGAGGATAAAATTGAGGTTCTTACTAGAGAAAAGGAAGAATTAAATGCTCTTATCCAAGATCAACAATTAAGAATAGAACAGATAACACAACGGGCTCTTCAGTTGTCTCAACAAGTAGAAGGAATACGTTCATTAAGACCCATTAACATAGAAGTTCCAACACAAACTGTTAATACAAATACAGTTATTAGCGAAAGTAGTTCAACGGAAGATATTCTCCAGGATGCGAAGATGAGACTTAAACGTTTAGAGGAGGAAAGTTTGAAAGCGGAtcagtattattataatttcatcAACAACTCTCCATGATATAATAGTTACAGTAATCTAATAGaagtaaaatgaaaaaaactgaaaaaaagatatataaatgtaatttgtataataaaatatttatgctGATTTTTTTATACAgaaagaaatgtaatatttctTCTCGATTATTAAGGAAGAATCGGGAACAATAATGAATGAAACAAATGCCGCATTAATGAATCTTTATTGCGGTCATTGATAAGtcctattataaattatataaaattcgaaTCGTATGTACAAATTTAAGACTGAATAGAACATGTACCAAAGTGCTTTTGTTACctactttattttataaaattggacgttaatataatatacaatttattcgctatcttttttctttattatttgtaTTCTACCTTAATTACATGCAACACCAAACGTAGTATATAAAATGTTAAGTCAAATTTTTTCCATTGTTGTACATCATCTTCGTTTGGGATCCGAACTTCTCCTAGTACTCAGAATTAAGGATCatatttctctatttttttaataattgaaaattgaaattttcttaTGTTAAAGAACTGCGATATTTTCTCTATTAATATGTATCGTCAAAGGATATTGTTTGTCCCGGCTTTCGCGGCCCTCCCGTTCATGAGTACGTTCCTTTGTGTAGGGTGACTTTTCCTGAAAATACATTCTCATATGAATCTTCTGAATGCCATGCTATCCTGCAATTGGCGTTTGGGTATTTGATAGTATCACCTAGTTTTTCTGGTCTTTGCTATTGTCTCCCATTTCGTCTTTTCAATGTACTCGAAGCGGACGTCTTTATCAACTAAGGGGTCAAGGAATAGTGTtagaaaaatgattaaaaagttAATTTATGGGCAGAAATGTTTAGGACAAAATGTAAGACTGATGTAACGGGATTTATGAAAAAAAGTGTGGCACGTTCTTTACGAAATGTGTTATCTTCTACATTTTTATCAATAGGACTGTTACACGCAAGTCTCTTTCAAGTTCTTTATGTTTTTTGTACGTATGGGAAAGACAAGTAATGACCTACTTATGACCATTTCAACAATACGCAAATACCTTAGAAAATCTATTCAATCGAATATAATACGAATGAAGTATTCAAAATTATTCGAATGTATCTTAATAAAGATACAATTTCTTATATCTTCGATACATGAATAGTGAAAAATTTCAATTAGAATTACTAACCTTGTTATAATGATGTTTTTCCCTATGCTCGGGGATATCACCATTTTGATGTGTTCCTTTTGCTGAAAACCATCCTCATTATTTATATAAAGAGACTGATGTTAGAAcagattttatattatttgaaaaaatatttacctttatcatcatcttttcttcttttctgttCGGTTGTTACTGCTGATTCGTCTGTCCTATCCTGCAAGATACGAAAAAAGCTAGAATATGTTATTAATGTgtcatttattaaaaatttgagGCATACCCTTTTTCGTGCAAATTTCTTTTCCCTGCGCAATTCTTTCTGTTCGTCCCTTATTTTGCCTTTACTCGAGCGTTCTTTTTTGTCAAGACTTCCTTCAGCACGTCTACCCTCCTGTTAACATTAAAAatcaaattatacaaatatacagGAAAAATATCattgtaaaatttaataattcttaCCTTTTGTACATTCTCAACTTTTCTTCTTTTGGCATCTGAAATTAAAGATTATTGGTTTTGTAATTTGGAATAAattggaatatatatatatatatgtaatacacGTATTTTTTGCCTAAGTACTTTCTTTTATTGTGTTAGCAGTTGACACAGCTTTATATTctctaaaaaatattataagaaactGTGATTATGTAATGGCAATAATTAGAACTTTTTAATGCAAACCTCTATCTGATCCATCTTGCGTGGGTCCAGAACTAGCACTACTATTTGATACACTAGAAAGGTCACGGTCTAAATTATCTACACTACTGCCATAATAGTGTTCCTcctgtaattaaattaataacatGACAATGCACTTATTACACAATATAGAATAATTTTTCAACAAATCTATAGTTACTTTATAGTATTTTCGGTCTTTTTTATCTATTGCGTCCTCTTCCTTAATCTCGTCCTTTTTTAAATGTTTGTCTTTCCCTTCAGAACTTTCCttgctttcttctttttttctaattttttccgAGCTGTCACTATATTTAATAAAAGCTCGGTAAAATCTTCTGATTATTTGCGaagtaaaaattgaaatatgtgtCACTCGACTTACTGATGCAATTGATTCGATGCACTTCGTTTTTCTCGTTGATCTttactctctttctctatcctaGAGTCGCCGTTTGTAATTTCTTTACTCGATATTCCATCGCCAGCTTTATCCGAATTATCACTATTTGAAGTATCTTGTGTTTTTCCAGTCTATTAGataaatacaaaaattgatttttaagtaagaaaaataaaaatgaaataaaaataaggcAGACCTTATCCCCTACGTGATGAAAATCTGCTTCGCGAATCATATTTGGAGTTTTGGCTTTTAATTGGCCACTGTACGACGTTGCTAGTACGTGCAAATCTTGGCGTTGTCCACGTTCCTCCTCTCTCACTTTTTCTACTTTACGTTCAAGAATTTGAGATAATTTTGCCAGAACAGGGAAATGtggtaatatttttattaatattatcaagGAATTTCTTATTTGTACGTAGTCCTTAGAATCCAAACAAACTACAATCGCCTGTATAAATGATGCATATTAAATTAcagttaaaaaaaaattttatcacACAAAATCATTACCTTTGTAATTTTGTAATGCCACTTATGACACACGTGTCTGTAATTTTCAAATCCTACCATATCATTGGCTTCAGAGAATTGATTGCTAACTCGGAATTTTGTTACAAATCCCGGATAATTGCTACATTCCTAAAAGAAGGATAAACATATAAAATCATCTGGATTTATTGAgtatgttataaaataatatacctTATCGAATATGGCTTTCTCAGAGTGCCACCTCATTACCGTTTCCAGCATGGCGCATAAAAATCTTCCATAACGATTCGCTTCGTTTTCGGTACATGAGGTAACTGAATATGTTATATCACAGAAAAGCTATAAGATTAAATATTACGTGATAAATAATGCAATATGTGATACATAAAGTGagtaaattttcaataaattatagTTACTCTGTCATAGCAAAGAAGGGttgaaaaattcgcagtctTTAAAGAATGTATAGTATGAACGAATTTGGCGCAATACATGGCATCCACGGTTGTAAATGTACATCGAGGAAACAGACACAGTTGTAGGAATTGCGTTATCGTTTCATTTTTAGCTGATTTTGCACTTCGGGATAAAAACCATGTATCTTTCTCTTGTCTAATAAAGTGGTATTAATAAAACAATATTATTAAAAGGTTTTTCCACAGAGCATATAAATGttaaattgaacaaattttaccTTAGATATGCAAATACTTTTTCAACGTGCTCTTCCTGTTTTCTCCTTTCATCTTGTAGTTTCTCAATTAGAGTCGTATATCTTTCTTGCTCTTTCTTCCCCTTGCTAACAttcttgaaaaagaaaaaggtatattaatttaaaagcGAACTATAAAAATCGCTGTTAGAATAAAAAGGTATTAACACACCACATCTTTGGAATCGGCGCTTTGTGCCGCAAGTTGCTTTAATTTGTTAATTTCTCTCTGATAACTCTCCACAGGAACATACAAATCGTACATAGATAAGGACCAAAATGTCACCAGGAACTGTGGCGAGATATCCTCCCATACTTTCAATGGATGTAAAGGTCTGACTGACTGAGCAACAGGTGCCATAACTGCTTGTGCAGCTTCTGCGTACTTAGCTTGCTTCATAGCAGTTGACATCTTTTTGTAATTTGGATCAGCTTTACGTAAGGCATCATACTTAATCTGAGAACATGTAAAATTAGATCTGTTCAATAACAATACTCCCTAAATTGGTAATTATATCTTTATCGATTAATGTAATGGCTATTTTCTCATATacaattgtaatatttattataaaaaaagaaacttacATTAATGGCATGTGCAAACATTGGTCTTGCAAGAAAAAATGCGACATCAGAATGTATATGATTGTCCTGGAGCATAGAATGTATGGAGGGAAGTCTTTCTACATATTCATCTACTGTCATAGTGGATCCCAAGAAAGTACCAAATTGAACTAATGTATCTTGACACTGATCATATAGTTTTCCTATGATTTTAAATACACAAATTgtcaataaatttttttttaatattaagagaataaaacattaaaaatattactaTAATGCTTACCCACAAGTTTAAGATGAGATTTATCTGTTTCCCTATACACAACACAGTGTTTTTGCTGTGCCATTAAAAGACATAGTGCTACAGCAAGATCATGTTCAGCTAGAGCTTCTTTTAAACGTTGTGATGATTTCTTTGTATTGCGTACTTGACTGAAGTAACCAGCCTGGAACATTTTGTATAAttgtaaaacatttttataatagatatctatgtatagattaattaaatatattaataaaattacttcATTTTTTAATAAGTCTCCACCTGCCATGGCATCTAACTGATCCGAAGTCATCTCTTCAGCGGCTTCGATACCCGCCATCttttgtactatttctttcaatattaataaatctaGGCTGAAAATAAAAGTGAGCAATAATATaagataattattatttatctcaAGTTTATTATTCCCATTGTGCAATATTACGCGATTTTCGTAGGCATTATTATGCAAGATACTTTAAGAATACTACTATCGATACTTTACGAATAAAAATGATTGCTAACGAATACTTTTAAATAacttcaaaaataaaaattggaaTATGATAAATGAAAACATAAGAAATGAGATTATTGCGTAAGAGAATATATGCGTAATTTTAATAGTTATGAGATTTTTATATGATGTTATAATATAAATGAACTTATATATCTAaaagttattaaataatttttctccttttccttcATTTTTAAATCTATAGCGATAAGACTTAAATCCTATCTCCGTGTTTTCTACAAAATACAAATCTACTAATAATACtattttttaatgtataacagatttataatctgtgttaattctttctttttttaatatatctaGTGTTGTATTTTGCAATAAACATCTCTACTGTTCCCTTGCAAACTATTATAAGGAATCCTCGTTTCATACTTTTTATTGCAGAGATTCATACATTTGCTTAGCCTTTATCACCTTTTGTTCTATA
This genomic stretch from Bombus affinis isolate iyBomAffi1 chromosome 16, iyBomAffi1.2, whole genome shotgun sequence harbors:
- the LOC126925930 gene encoding Golgi resident protein GCP60-like, with the protein product MDPEYYSTLYKWFEKCGIISNIRTHLRQNLINALKNKDVVLKNDEPKSAKQYVYDLLVAEYLFNHNYAYTLSVFASEAPLLINFSTKTVQKTDGSKEENNEKLQSDYILHVLETLGINPHDPKGQYVISQYIENDMPLLLCILRCITMFSYNIHNDVPIRENISLCNESTQTEFSWQAHSLYVEKLVALKRKISMHKQIVDNKLRQREMMLKEQAMFIEQQLATLNIKLHQVQNVMHNMSLKERQLKERRQNNERQVLQKEMELTSKERLLLQEADRLQKEQDDYKKLEEQLKKTYDQKGVQTEDLVESSNHYLRNIEIQTDIVNDIKQEDKIEVLTREKEELNALIQDQQLRIEQITQRALQLSQQVEGIRSLRPINIEVPTQTVNTNTVISESSSTEDILQDAKMRLKRLEEESLKADQYYYNFINNSP
- the LOC126925927 gene encoding THO complex subunit 2 isoform X3, with product MAGKVWNTDIWKAWDKHGKNDFLKLIKHKFKEGNTAEWRRGLYELISNGIRGNIKKDNVVQTLGELTNIDGAIPSAIVDIFTLIDAEAHNEERNNFYYLVKESEKFLTDRILKERLEIDTLQDVGTLKNKNFQIKFIKVKTKLYYKQRKFNLFREESEGYSKLIVELNQERPESEVASILEIVKSLIGYFNLDPNRVLDILLETFENRPQDDALFIPLIRSYMSDQQVLCEVLGFKYCSTVNATPFSLQKVTALMLQHGVIKLDDILPWLVPDDKTIIKEHEQAMKQAKDYVRKLSVISTKDKEDVPEEKETPQDKYTSNQKFGLCEALLETGAWEVAQNLFNRLPEHSFTDQRPIALALCKMIQSLIEPVYRKNCIISPKLQGRRVPQLKSSLAPKLIESLEEIHDQLLPMLIVLGPNLHHDPVLMYKIMRLCHAAIKQCPLDSNKQPIDKNNNLYYDVLTILDVALLPSLSFMDCNCCVAEELWNILKYYPYQNRYCLYARWKNDTPLQHAALLRKRADAQKKIKSIMKRVSKETIKPVGRSIGKLTHSSPGVLFDYILIQIQLYDNLIGPVVDSLKYLTNISYDVLGYCLVEALAGADRDRFKHDGTSISLWLQSLASFCGAIFKKYNIELTGLLQYVANQLKAQKSLDLLILKEIVQKMAGIEAAEEMTSDQLDAMAGGDLLKNEAGYFSQVRNTKKSSQRLKEALAEHDLAVALCLLMAQQKHCVVYRETDKSHLKLVGKLYDQCQDTLVQFGTFLGSTMTVDEYVERLPSIHSMLQDNHIHSDVAFFLARPMFAHAINIKYDALRKADPNYKKMSTAMKQAKYAEAAQAVMAPVAQSVRPLHPLKVWEDISPQFLVTFWSLSMYDLYVPVESYQREINKLKQLAAQSADSKDVNVSKGKKEQERYTTLIEKLQDERRKQEEHVEKVFAYLRQEKDTWFLSRSAKSAKNETITQFLQLCLFPRCTFTTVDAMYCAKFVHTIHSLKTANFSTLLCYDRLFCDITYSVTSCTENEANRYGRFLCAMLETVMRWHSEKAIFDKECSNYPGFVTKFRVSNQFSEANDMVGFENYRHVCHKWHYKITKAIVVCLDSKDYVQIRNSLIILIKILPHFPVLAKLSQILERKVEKVREEERGQRQDLHVLATSYSGQLKAKTPNMIREADFHHTGKTQDTSNSDNSDKAGDGISSKEITNGDSRIEKESKDQREKRSASNQLHHDSSEKIRKKEESKESSEGKDKHLKKDEIKEEDAIDKKDRKYYKEEHYYGSSVDNLDRDLSSVSNSSASSGPTQDGSDRDAKRRKVENVQKEGRRAEGSLDKKERSSKGKIRDEQKELRREKKFARKRDRTDESAVTTEQKRRKDDDKAKGTHQNGDIPEHREKHHYNKEKSPYTKERTHEREGRESRDKHRRSSDPKRR
- the LOC126925927 gene encoding THO complex subunit 2 isoform X2 codes for the protein MAGKVWNTDIWKAWDKHGKNDFLKLIKHKFKEGNTAEWRRGLYELISNGIRGNIKKDNVVQTLGELTNIDGAIPSAIVDIFTLIDAEAHNEERNNFYYLVKESEKFLTDRILKERLEIDTLQDVGTLKNKNFQIKFIKVKTKLYYKQRKFNLFREESEGYSKLIVELNQERPESEVASILEIVKSLIGYFNLDPNRVLDILLETFENRPQDDALFIPLIRSYMSDQQVLCEVLGFKYCSTVNATPFSLQKVTALMLQHGVIKLDDILPWLVPDDKTIIKEHEQAMKQAKDYVRKLSVISTKDKEDVPEEKETPQDKYTSNQKFGLCEALLETGAWEVAQNLFNRLPEHSFTDQRPIALALCKMIQSLIEPVYRKNCIISPKLQGRRVPQLKSSLAPKLIESLEEIHDQLLPMLIVLGPNLHHDPVLMYKIMRLCHAAIKQCPLDSNKQPIDKNNNLYYDVLTILDVALLPSLSFMDCNCCVAEELWNILKYYPYQNRYCLYARWKNDTPLQHAALLRKRADAQKKIKSIMKRVSKETIKPVGRSIGKLTHSSPGVLFDYILIQIQLYDNLIGPVVDSLKYLTNISYDVLGYCLVEALAGADRDRFKHDGTSISLWLQSLASFCGAIFKKYNIELTGLLQYVANQLKAQKSLDLLILKEIVQKMAGIEAAEEMTSDQLDAMAGGDLLKNEAGYFSQVRNTKKSSQRLKEALAEHDLAVALCLLMAQQKHCVVYRETDKSHLKLVGKLYDQCQDTLVQFGTFLGSTMTVDEYVERLPSIHSMLQDNHIHSDVAFFLARPMFAHAINIKYDALRKADPNYKKMSTAMKQAKYAEAAQAVMAPVAQSVRPLHPLKVWEDISPQFLVTFWSLSMYDLYVPVESYQREINKLKQLAAQSADSKDNVSKGKKEQERYTTLIEKLQDERRKQEEHVEKVFAYLRQEKDTWFLSRSAKSAKNETITQFLQLCLFPRCTFTTVDAMYCAKFVHTIHSLKTANFSTLLCYDRLFCDITYSVTSCTENEANRYGRFLCAMLETVMRWHSEKAIFDKECSNYPGFVTKFRVSNQFSEANDMVGFENYRHVCHKWHYKITKAIVVCLDSKDYVQIRNSLIILIKILPHFPVLAKLSQILERKVEKVREEERGQRQDLHVLATSYSGQLKAKTPNMIREADFHHVGDKTGKTQDTSNSDNSDKAGDGISSKEITNGDSRIEKESKDQREKRSASNQLHHDSSEKIRKKEESKESSEGKDKHLKKDEIKEEDAIDKKDRKYYKEEHYYGSSVDNLDRDLSSVSNSSASSGPTQDGSDRDAKRRKVENVQKEGRRAEGSLDKKERSSKGKIRDEQKELRREKKFARKRDRTDESAVTTEQKRRKDDDKAKGTHQNGDIPEHREKHHYNKEKSPYTKERTHEREGRESRDKHRRSSDPKRR
- the LOC126925927 gene encoding THO complex subunit 2 isoform X1, with the translated sequence MAGKVWNTDIWKAWDKHGKNDFLKLIKHKFKEGNTAEWRRGLYELISNGIRGNIKKDNVVQTLGELTNIDGAIPSAIVDIFTLIDAEAHNEERNNFYYLVKESEKFLTDRILKERLEIDTLQDVGTLKNKNFQIKFIKVKTKLYYKQRKFNLFREESEGYSKLIVELNQERPESEVASILEIVKSLIGYFNLDPNRVLDILLETFENRPQDDALFIPLIRSYMSDQQVLCEVLGFKYCSTVNATPFSLQKVTALMLQHGVIKLDDILPWLVPDDKTIIKEHEQAMKQAKDYVRKLSVISTKDKEDVPEEKETPQDKYTSNQKFGLCEALLETGAWEVAQNLFNRLPEHSFTDQRPIALALCKMIQSLIEPVYRKNCIISPKLQGRRVPQLKSSLAPKLIESLEEIHDQLLPMLIVLGPNLHHDPVLMYKIMRLCHAAIKQCPLDSNKQPIDKNNNLYYDVLTILDVALLPSLSFMDCNCCVAEELWNILKYYPYQNRYCLYARWKNDTPLQHAALLRKRADAQKKIKSIMKRVSKETIKPVGRSIGKLTHSSPGVLFDYILIQIQLYDNLIGPVVDSLKYLTNISYDVLGYCLVEALAGADRDRFKHDGTSISLWLQSLASFCGAIFKKYNIELTGLLQYVANQLKAQKSLDLLILKEIVQKMAGIEAAEEMTSDQLDAMAGGDLLKNEAGYFSQVRNTKKSSQRLKEALAEHDLAVALCLLMAQQKHCVVYRETDKSHLKLVGKLYDQCQDTLVQFGTFLGSTMTVDEYVERLPSIHSMLQDNHIHSDVAFFLARPMFAHAINIKYDALRKADPNYKKMSTAMKQAKYAEAAQAVMAPVAQSVRPLHPLKVWEDISPQFLVTFWSLSMYDLYVPVESYQREINKLKQLAAQSADSKDVNVSKGKKEQERYTTLIEKLQDERRKQEEHVEKVFAYLRQEKDTWFLSRSAKSAKNETITQFLQLCLFPRCTFTTVDAMYCAKFVHTIHSLKTANFSTLLCYDRLFCDITYSVTSCTENEANRYGRFLCAMLETVMRWHSEKAIFDKECSNYPGFVTKFRVSNQFSEANDMVGFENYRHVCHKWHYKITKAIVVCLDSKDYVQIRNSLIILIKILPHFPVLAKLSQILERKVEKVREEERGQRQDLHVLATSYSGQLKAKTPNMIREADFHHVGDKTGKTQDTSNSDNSDKAGDGISSKEITNGDSRIEKESKDQREKRSASNQLHHDSSEKIRKKEESKESSEGKDKHLKKDEIKEEDAIDKKDRKYYKEEHYYGSSVDNLDRDLSSVSNSSASSGPTQDGSDRDAKRRKVENVQKEGRRAEGSLDKKERSSKGKIRDEQKELRREKKFARKRDRTDESAVTTEQKRRKDDDKAKGTHQNGDIPEHREKHHYNKEKSPYTKERTHEREGRESRDKHRRSSDPKRR